From Sulfuracidifex tepidarius, one genomic window encodes:
- a CDS encoding MFS transporter, with the protein MTKLFPYLVLLFTIGFGWFLISPLVPILSADFHVSVPSVILLISLYGYSVVLVGLLAGYISARFTVRDVLIASSVFTFVGLTLRIFFLHDFLPFFITQTLAAVGYPLAIAPVGAVASSFKNQRSVTGLSVGVLFIGMGAGSFISPLLLAFGIQGDLGSAAVLSLISLALVLAFTGDYPKNYTRNLKGSFSPPMVRNWYVGLVIATFSVFFGGVASALLSVHHVTNAVSLGGLLGGLSFVGSGLGAAVLLPVFEVKGLVRGGTMLSATLAFVFAVVISYSLLFAPESVVLGASYFLYGFFGNALWSLALSSVVKYVKYPTLSGFATSMYSVVSNLGVALIPSYLTSVFLSLPLVGLAVVGVMQLVALVIARWL; encoded by the coding sequence ATGACAAAACTTTTCCCTTACTTGGTTCTCCTCTTCACGATAGGTTTCGGCTGGTTTTTGATCTCTCCTTTAGTACCTATCCTGTCAGCCGACTTCCACGTGAGCGTTCCCTCAGTTATCCTTCTCATCTCACTGTACGGTTACTCAGTGGTCTTAGTGGGACTGTTAGCGGGTTACATATCAGCAAGATTCACAGTGAGGGACGTACTCATAGCGTCTTCTGTCTTCACTTTTGTAGGGCTTACCTTGAGAATATTCTTCCTCCACGACTTCCTCCCGTTCTTCATCACGCAGACGTTGGCGGCGGTGGGTTACCCCCTAGCGATAGCTCCCGTAGGGGCTGTGGCGTCCTCCTTCAAGAACCAGAGGTCTGTGACGGGATTGAGCGTGGGGGTCCTCTTCATAGGCATGGGAGCGGGGAGCTTCATCTCTCCTTTGCTTCTAGCCTTCGGGATACAGGGAGATCTAGGGTCAGCAGCTGTGCTGTCTCTGATCTCCCTGGCGCTAGTTTTAGCGTTCACAGGGGACTACCCTAAGAACTACACTAGGAACTTGAAGGGATCGTTCTCTCCTCCAATGGTGAGGAACTGGTACGTTGGTTTGGTGATAGCTACGTTCTCCGTGTTCTTCGGCGGAGTTGCGTCTGCTCTCTTAAGTGTACACCATGTGACCAACGCTGTCTCCCTCGGGGGTCTACTGGGAGGCCTCTCCTTCGTGGGGTCCGGACTAGGGGCTGCCGTGCTCCTTCCTGTCTTCGAAGTGAAGGGGCTAGTGAGGGGCGGGACTATGCTCAGCGCGACCCTAGCGTTCGTGTTCGCTGTCGTTATAAGCTATTCACTCCTTTTCGCACCTGAGAGCGTGGTGTTGGGAGCGTCCTACTTCCTTTACGGGTTCTTCGGCAACGCCCTCTGGTCGTTAGCTTTGTCTTCTGTGGTCAAGTACGTGAAGTACCCTACCCTCAGCGGGTTCGCCACTTCCATGTACAGCGTCGTGAGTAACTTGGGCGTAGCGTTGATCCCTTCTTATCTCACCTCTGTGTTCCTCTCCTTGCCGTTGGTAGGGTTAGCAGTTGTTGGGGTGATGCAGTTGGTCGCTCTTGTGATAGCTCGGTGGTTATAG